One region of Armigeres subalbatus isolate Guangzhou_Male chromosome 3, GZ_Asu_2, whole genome shotgun sequence genomic DNA includes:
- the LOC134222496 gene encoding uncharacterized protein LOC134222496, which produces MTKSRVAPLEDLKKKKRKQTTPRLELSSALLLSHLYEKVSQATSLVIPSYFWTDSNIVKFWIASAPSRWQTFVANRVSEIQHLTKGGVWNHVAGIENPADVLSRGISATQLEYQPLWFNGPVWLHQGQSFWPATPNVSVEHFDPASLEERKSVALPLQATTPNEIFSLRSTLFSLVRLVALLRRFRHNSQRTHRTSRKLGYISTQEYEDALLQLVHLSQEECFPQEIASLSREDQVKDSSKISSLHPILRDGILRVGGRLRNATVSQNRKHPMIIDPRHPLATLVIRHYHVKLLHSGQQVVIASARERFWIPNIRNLVRKVLHECVTCFRVRPRCLEQLMAELPPERVTPAPPFLKVGVDYCGPFLVSYPHRRSTPVKCFVAVFVCLVTKAVHVELVSDLTTEAFLAALKRFTARRGRPVLIMCDNGTNFVGAKRELRQLLNLFEQQQFQNAVACNAANEGIEFKFIPARSPNFGGLWEAAVKCFKNAFKKVIGTRTLLYDEMQTVLTQIEAVLNSRPLTPLSNDPGDFEALTPGHFLIQRPLTAIAEPDLDNFPTNRLSVWQRAQDFSQKLWKTWTTLYLSDLHNRTKWTRQRDNISVGTMVLLMDERLPPLKWNLGRVTAIFRGSDDNIRVVDVRTTNGVFRRAISKICVLPIRDNANSTSEEA; this is translated from the coding sequence ATGACCAAGTCACGAGTAGCGCCACTGGAGGacctgaagaagaagaaacgtaAGCAGACTACGCCCCGTCTTGAACTGTCATCCGCCCTGCTTCTCAGTCATTTGTACGAGAAAGTCAGTCAAGCCACCTCACTGGTAATTCCGTCGTACTTCTGGACCGATTCCAACATCGTAAAATTCTGGATTGCGTCGGCACCATCGCGATGGCAAACCTTTGTGGCGAATAGGGTGTCCGAGATCCAGCACCTGACGAAAGGCGGCGTGTGGAATCATGTTGCAGGCATTGAGAATCCAGCAGACGTTCTTTCGCGAGGAATATCAGCAACACAGCTAGAGTACCAGCCACTCTGGTTCAACGGACCTGTTTGGTTGCACCAAGGTCAAAGCTTCTGGCCTGCAACTCCAAATGTCAGCGTTGAACACTTTGATCCAGCCTCTCTTGAAGAACGGAAATCCGTAGCCCTGCCACTGCAAGCCACTACACCAAACGAAATATTCTCGCTACGGTCGACACTATTTTCTCTCGTTCGACTGGTGGCTTTATTACGTCGTTTCCGTCACAACTCGCAAAGAACGCACCGAACTTCCAGGAAACTCGGCTACATTAGCACGCAAGAATACGAAGATGCTCTACTGCAACTGGTTCACCTCTCCCAAGAAGAATGCTTTCCCCAGGAGATTGCAAGTCTGTCCCGGGAGGATCAGGTAAAGGACTCCTCTAAAATATCATCACTCCACCCCATACTACGAGATGGTATACTTCGCGTTGGCGGCCGGCTTCGGAATGCAACTGTTTCGCAAAACCGGAAGCATCCAATGATTATTGATCCACGTCATCCTCTCGCCACGTTGGTAATCCGCCATTACCACGTGAAATTGCTTCACTCCGGACAACAAGTCGTTATCGCAAGCGCCAGAGAAAGATTCTGGATCCCCAATATTCGAAACCTGGTGCGTAAAGTTCTCCACGAATGCGTCACTTGCTTCCGCGTCAGACCAAGATGTTTGGAACAACTGATGGCCGAACTGCCACCAGAAAGGGTTACACCGGCACCGCCATTTCTGAAGGTCGGCGTGGATTACTGCGGTCCGTTTCTAGTTTCCTACCCCCATCGCCGAAGTACTCCAGTTAAATGCTTCGTTGCAGTATTCGTCTGCCTTGTAACGAAGGCAGTTCATGTAGAACTAGTCTCCGATCTCACAACGGAGGCGTTTTTGGCAGCACTAAAACGTTTCACCGCCCGGCGTGGACGACCGGTCCTCATAATGTGTGACAATGGCACGAATTTCGTTGGAGCAAAGCGGGAACTTCGACAGCTGTTGAACTTGTTTGAGCAGCAGCAATTCCAGAACGCCGTAGCTTGCAACGCCGCGAATGAAGGGATTGAATTCAAGTTCATCCCAGCAAGGTCGCCGAACTTTGGCGGTCTTTGGGAAGCCGCCGTGAAGTGCTTCAAGAACGCTTTCAAGAAGGTCATCGGAACCCGGACACTGTTGTACGACGAAATGCAAACCGTGCTCACGCAGATTGAAGCTGTTTTAAACTCCAGACCCCTTACCCCGCTCAGTAACGATCCTGGAGATTTCGAAGCGCTCACACCTGGGCATTTTCTGATACAGCGTCCACTAACTGCCATCGCTGAACCCGATCTGGACAATTTTCCAACCAACCGTCTCTCCGTCTGGCAAAGGGCGCAGGACTTTTCCCAGAAGCTGTGGAAAACGTGGACCACATTGTACCTTTCCGACCTGCACAACCGCACAAAGTGGACACGCCAACGTGACAACATTTCCGTCGGCACTATGGTTCTGCTGATGGACGAGCGGCTTCCGCCGCTGAAATGGAATTTGGGTCGTGTGACTGCCATTTTCCGTGGCTCAGACGATAACATCCGTGTAGTAGACGTGCGCACTACGAATGGGGTCTTCCGAAGAGCAATCTCGAAGATTTGCGTACTCCCTATACGGGACAACGCAAACTCAACCAGCGAAGAGGCATAA